Within Corallococcus exiguus, the genomic segment CGCGGGCCTCGCGAGCGTGGAGTTCGCGGGAACAGGCATCGCCTACGGCGTCGGCACAGGCAACACGGCGGGAGCCGGCATCGTCGAAGCCACTGCGGGCCAGGGCCTCGTCTTCGACGTCGTGGGCTCCATCAACTGGCTCGCGGGGATGCGGGTCAACGGCATGGATTTCAACGAGGCGCTCGCCGCGGCGAAGACCTGGTAGCGGATCACCCGGAGACCGCCCTGCGCACCGCGGGGCGTTGAGAGTGGCGCCTGACGTACGCCACCAGCTCCGGATACCCGTCGAGCAGCATCAGCGTGTTCGCGAGGTGGAGGATGGACGCCATCACCACGTCGGCGGCGGTGAAGGCCTCACCCACGAGGAATTCACGGCCGCCGAGTCCCTTTTGGATGAGGTCGAGAGCGGCCGTGAGCCGGGTCCTGAGCTTCGCGGCCTCCCCTTCCGGGACTTCGCGCGCCACCGGCGACTGCGCGTCCCGGTAGAACTCCATCACCAGGGGGTCGAGGCTCAACTCAGCGAAGACCATCCAGCCGTAATAAGGACCGCGCTCCGCGCTCCCCACCGGCGGCGCCAGATGCTTCTCGGGGAACCGGTCGGCCAGGTGCAGACAGATGGCCAGGGACTCGAGCAGCGTGACGTCCCCATCCACCAGGGCGGGGAGGTCTCCCAGCGGATGCACCGCCAGGTATTCAGGAGTGGTGTTCTCCTGCCGGGACAGGTCGAGCCTGACCAGCTCATAGGGCACGCCGAGTTCCTCCAACAGCCAGCGGGGACGGACCGCTCGGGTCCTGGGGGCGAAGTAGAGCTTCATGGGTGGCACTCCTGTGGGTTGCGTGAGGCCACACCATGCGTCCGCTGGAGCACCCGGACAATGCGGCCCCGGGCGAACTCATTGTCAGGTTAATCTTGACGGCCATGATTCCACCGGCCGACATGCTCCTCTTCGCGACAGTCGTCCGCGAGGAGAGCTTCACCCGCGCGGCGCTCAAGCTCGGCATCACCAAGCAGACCGTCAGCGAGCGCATCCGCCACCTGGAGGAGCGGCTGGGCGTACGGCTCCTGGAGCGGACCACGCGGCGACTGCGCGTGACGGGAGCAGGCGTGACGTACTCCGAGCGCTGCGCCGCCATCGCCGCGCTCATCGAAGAAGCGAACAGCGAGGTGCAGCAGGGCAAGGCGGATCCCACCGGCCTGATCCGGGTCTCCTCGCCGGTGCTCTACGGCCGGCGCTACCTCACGCCTGTCATCTCGAAGTTCCTCGGTCGCTATCCCCAGGCGCGGGTGGAGCTGGTGCTGGCGGACCGCCGTGTCCACCTCATCGAAGAGGGGTTCGACGTCGCCATCCACATCGGCCCGCTCAATGATTCGTCGCTCGTGGCGCGAAAGCTGGGAGAGGGCGCGGTCCGCTTCGTGGCCAGCCCCCGCTTCCTGTCGAAGCACGGCCCCCCGGCCGCCAGGGAGCTGGGCTCCGCACGCTGCATTGGATTCAGCGCGTTCGAGACGTGGGAGGCCGAGGGCGTGAAGTCCCGGATCGATCCGGTCCTGATGGTGAACGACAGCGAGCTCGCGTGCGACGCGGCCATCGCCGGGGTCGGCATCGCGCGGGTGCCGGACATCCTCTGCCAGGAGGCCATCCGGGACGGCCGGCTGAAGGTCCTCTTCGGCCCCCGGCCCGCGTCGATGCGGCCCATCCACGTCGTCTATCCCAGCCGGCTGAACCTTCCCCCCAAGGTCCGGCTCTTCGTGGACGCCCTTGCCACCCTGGCCGAGCCGGCGCCGTCGAAGCCCCGTGGCCGGAAGCGGACGTAGGGCTCACCGGGGCGCGGAAATGAAGATCTCCCCCAGCTGCGCTGCCTGCTCCTCCCCGAAGTCCGCGTAGGTGTTGCCCAGCAGGGCCACGACGAGTTGGGAGTCCGGGAAGAGCATCAGCATCGCGCGGCCGCCTTCGATGGCGCCCCGGTGGTGGAGGATGCGCCGTCCCTGCGCGGAGACACCGATGCGCCAGCCGAGGCCCACGCCCGTCTCCTTGCCGGACTTGAGCTTCTGCGAGGTGAAGAGGAGGGCCAGCGTCTCCTTGCGGAGGAAGCCGGGCTGGAGGTGGGCGGAGCCGAAGACGACCAGGTCCTCGGCGGTGGAGAGGAAGCCTCCTCCGGGCCACTTGTAGCTGTTGTCCACGTGGGCGGCGTGCTGGTGGCTGCCCTCCGGGCCGTTCGCATAGAAGCGCGTGCGGTGGGGAATCAGCTGGTGGGGATGATCCGCCCCGGTGTGGCGCATGCCCAGCGGCTCGAAGACAGCGTGCTGCATGTAGCGGAGGAACTCCTCGTGCGCGGCGCCTTCCACCACGGCGCCCACCAGATTGAAGCCATAACTGGAGTAGGCGTACGCCGTTCCGGGCTCGGACAGCAGCGCGTCGTCCTGGAAGAGGCCCATGGCCTGGGTGAGGCTGCTGAAGTGCCTCGCCTCCTGGAAGATGGCTTCATCCCGGTCCAGGTAGTGACGGATGCCCGCCAGATGCCCGGCGAGCTGGCGCGTGGTGATGGGCCATGGCTTCACGGGGAAGGACGGCACGTACTTCTGGATGGGGGCATCCAGGTTCAAGCTCCCCTCCTCCACCAGACGGGCCACCGCGGCGGCGGTGAGGACCTTGGACACGCTGCCCACGCGGAAGCGGGTCAGCGGGGTGACGGGGATGCCCTGCTCAAGGTCCGCGTAGCCAAAGCCTTCGGACCAGAGGACCTGTCCGCGATGCGCGACGGCCACGGAGAGGCCCGGCAGCTGGAAGTCCTTGAGCAACTTCTGGGCGAAGGCCCGCGCCTGCTGGACCTGTGCTTCATGGCGCGAGGAAGCAGGCGGGAGCGGATACGACGCGTTCGGCGCGGCGCTCGCGGGTGCCACCGCGAACAGCGTGCCCAGGACGAGGGCGGACAACCTCAGGACGCTCGGGCGCGGGGCCAGGGCGGATGACGCGGGCATGGAGTGCCTCCGTGGAGAATGAGCGGACGCCACCGTGCCCGCGCGAATGGCTCGCGGGGAAGGTGTTCAGCCGGCGGGGACTGCCTCGCGGCGAACCGGCCCGCCCGTGCGGCGAACGGGCAGACCCTAAAACGCAACACAGTTGCATTTAAATCCGTGGCGCAGTACTTGGAACCACCCTGGCGTTCACCTGACGGGACAAATCCATGCCTGAATCGGACAACAACGCAGTCACGACGGAGGGGGGGCTTCCCGGTGCGTCCTGTGACTGCCTCCACCATCGGGCGGAGGCATCACGCCCCGGGGGCCGCTGGGCTTCATGGGTACCGCTCCTGGCGTGTGCCGTGTGCCCGGGACACCTTTCGGCCTATGCGCAGGTGCTGTCCTTCGTGGGGATCGGCGCCTCGCTCTCCGAGTCTACCCATCAGCTTGTCCTGGGGGTGGCCATCGCCCTGTCACTCGCCGTGAATGCATGGAGGGCGTGGCGCCTTCGCAGCCTGACTCCGCTCGCGATTTCAGGAACTGGTGGCGGACTGCTCGTCCTCAGTCATGCGCTGGATGAGAACGCGCTGCTGCTCTGGAGCGGCGCCGCGGTGCTGCTGGGAGGGATTCTCTGGGAACGCCAGGTGTGGCCGCGACTCCCGCTGCGCCGTGCCTCCACGACCCTGGCTTCGTGACGTTCAGCGCAGGTGCTGGAACTTCTCGCGGTGGCTGCGGGCGACGCGCAGCTCCGCGCCGGAGGTGAGCACCACGACCAGGTCCCTGCGCCCCTCGCTGCGCAGCTCGCGGATGCGGCGCGCGTTCACGATGGCCGACCGGTGGATGCGCATGAAGCGCTCCGGCTCCAGGCGCTCCTCCAGGCTCTGCATCGTCTCGCGGTGGAGGTAGGCCTTTCCGCCCGCGTGAATCTGCACGTAGTAGTCAGCGGCCTCGATGTATTCGATTTCGTCCACGTCGAGGAACACCACCCGGCCCGCGTCGCGGATGGCCAGCCGGCGCATCCACGGCTCGGACGGCGTGGGCGGCGGAGCGGGCGTGCTGTCTCGCTCGCCGTAGGTGGAGAGCACGGACATCAACCGCTGGCTGAGGTCGGACATCCGCGCCATGCGGATCTGCGCCTTGGCGCGGCCAATGGCGTCGTGGAAGCGGTCGTCGCGGAAGGGCTTGAGGAGATAGTCGAGCGCGTGGATGTCGAAGGCGCGCAGCGCGTACTGGTCATACGCGGTGACGAAGATGACGGCGGGCACTTCGCCAGCATCCAGCCGCGCGAGCACCTCGAAGCCGTTGAGCTCCGGCATCTGCACGTCCAGCAGGACCAGGTCCGGCCGGTGCTCGCGGATGAGGCGCACCGCCTCCGGCCCGTTGCCGGCCTCGCCCACCACGCGGACCTCCGGATCCGCGGCCAGCAGCAGGCGCAGTCCCTCGCGAGCCAGGGGCTCGTCATCCACGACGAGCGTGCGGATGGCGGCGGCCGCGCTCATGCCCCGAGCGCCTCCGGCACTGCGGACTGGAAGGGCAGCTCCAGGCGGGCGCGCACGCCGCCCCCGTCGCGGTTCTCCAGCGTGAAGACGTGGCTGTCGCCGTAGAGCTGTCGCAGGCGGTCGCGCACGTTGGCCACGCCAATGCGTCCGTCCTGGCGGTCCCAGCCGGGTGCGAGCCCGGGGCCGTCGTCGAGCACCTCCAGCACCAGCCGGGCTCCTTCGCGCGCGGCGCGCAGCTCCACGCGTCCCGGACCGGAGCGGGTGGCGATGCCGTGCTTGATGGCGTTCTCCACCAGGGGCTGGAGGATGAGGCTGGGCACGAGCGCGCCCAGCGTTGCCGGGTCGATGGCGCGCACCACCTGGAGCCGGTCCTGGAAGCGGGTCTGCTCGATGTCGAGGTAGCGCTCCAGGAAGTCCACGTCCTCGTGGAAGAGGACCTGCTGGCGGCCCGTGGTGTGGAGGGCCATGCGCAGGAGCTCACTGACGCCGGTGAGCATGCGGATGGAGCCAGCGGTGTCCTGCTTGCGCACCAGCACGGAGATGGCGTTGAGCGTGTTGAAGAGGAAGTGCGGGTGGAGCTGCGCGCGCAGGGCGTCCAGCTGCGCGTGCACGAGGCGCGTCTCCAGGTGGGCCTGGGCCAGCTCTCCCTCGCGGAAGCGGCGGTGGTAGTCCACGGCGTAACCGATGGCGAGGATGCCGCCGTAGATGAGCAGGGACAGGACGCTGTACTTGGCCATCATCAAGGGCAGCATCCGCGCCCAGGTGCTCTCCAGCAGCCACGTCTCTCCCGTGGCCCGGGCGGCGAAGTAGATGATGCTCACGTAGGGGACCATGACCGCGACGAGCGCGGCCAGGAGGACCGCGAGGCTCCGGGGCCAGACGCCGCGCTCCAGGCGGAAGCGCTGTCCGAGCGCGAGGATGAAGGGCGTGGCGAATGCCCAGTACTGCCATTGCGGCACCTGCACCAGCAGCGCCCGGCTGAGCGGGTAGCCCGGCTCCCGGGCCTGGGCATAGATCCAGGTGTGGAGCGCGGTGACGACGCCCGGCACCGCGCAGACGAGCATCAGCAGCGGCACGCGGCGCAGCAGTGGCAGCAGCACGGACGGCGCGGCGGGAGAGGTGGATTCCACGGCCGATGGAGTCTACGCCCGAAGCGGGTCCACTTCCGGACGGGTGCAGCCAAAGGGCTCCGGGTTGCAGCGAACGGGACGACGGCGCCTCGCCAGGGGCCATGTATTCTCGCGGGAGCTCGCTCCGCCATGGCCTCTCCCCGTCCCTCCTCCCTCGCCCGGCTCGCGGCCGTGGCTGTCCTGCTCTCCGGCGGTGTGGCGCTCGCGGACAACCCGCCGCTCACCAGCTCGAACTACGCCATCGACGTGTACCAGGGCCCGGTGCTGGCGCCGGTGCGGGTGTCCGGCCTTGCCGGCGCGTATGCCCCCATCGCCGAGGGCGTCGAGGGCATCAGCGTCAACACGGCGGCTCCGGCCGTGCGCTCGCTCTATTCGTCCAAGCACGTCGACTACGACCTGTCGCTGGCCTTCACGTTTCCCAGCTCGCTGCGCGCCAGCGACTTCGACAACAACGGCTCGGTGGGCTTCGCCAATGACGACTTCATCTTCACCCAGATTGGCGGACTGATTCAGTGGGGCCCCTGGGGACTGGGCGGCGCCGCGTCACTGCAGACCTATGCCTTGGGACAGGACGCGAATGGACGGCTCCTCAACCTGAGCATGACCCGCTTCCAGTTCCAGCTCGCTCGCGGCTTCCTGGATGGCGAACTGACGGTGGGCCTGGGGCTGCGCGCGGTCACCCTGGAGATCAACACCGCCGAGGACGCGAACAACAAGCTCGCCAGCATGTTCGGCGGCAACGTGGAGGCCGGTGCCCTCTGGACGCCCATGGGGCTGCCGATGCGTGCCGCGCTGACCCTCCGGGCTCCCGTCCAGGGAGGGCTCACCCCTGGCGGCCCGACCACCGCGGACGAGGCTGGCAACGTGAAGGTCGCCGGCCTCTACCTGCCCGCCTCCGTCAGGCTCCCCTGGGAGATTGAAGCGGGCGTCGCCTGGCAGTTCGGCGACCGCCCGCTCCAGATGCCGTGGGGCCCGGACCGCGCGGAACGCTACAGGGCCCTGCCACGCTCGAAGCTGCTGCTGACCGGGTCCGTGCTCATCAGCGGCTCCGTGCCAAATGCCATCGGCTTCGACTCCTTCCTGTCGCAGCAGTTGGAGCGCTCGGGGCGGCACCTCTCGATTTCACCCCGCGTCGGCGCCGAGCTGGAGCCCCTCGAGAACCGGCTGCAGCTGCGCGCGGGCAGCTACCTGGAGCCCAGCCGCTTCGACGCTGTCGGGCCTCGTCTGCATGGCACCGCCAGCGCGGAGTTGCGGCTGTTCCAATGGTCCGTCTTCGGCTTGTTCTCGCCCGACACCTCGTGGCGCGTCAGCGGCTTCGCCGACGTGTCCCGCCGCTAC encodes:
- a CDS encoding LytR/AlgR family response regulator transcription factor — encoded protein: MSAAAAIRTLVVDDEPLAREGLRLLLAADPEVRVVGEAGNGPEAVRLIREHRPDLVLLDVQMPELNGFEVLARLDAGEVPAVIFVTAYDQYALRAFDIHALDYLLKPFRDDRFHDAIGRAKAQIRMARMSDLSQRLMSVLSTYGERDSTPAPPPTPSEPWMRRLAIRDAGRVVFLDVDEIEYIEAADYYVQIHAGGKAYLHRETMQSLEERLEPERFMRIHRSAIVNARRIRELRSEGRRDLVVVLTSGAELRVARSHREKFQHLR
- a CDS encoding serine hydrolase domain-containing protein, with translation MPASSALAPRPSVLRLSALVLGTLFAVAPASAAPNASYPLPPASSRHEAQVQQARAFAQKLLKDFQLPGLSVAVAHRGQVLWSEGFGYADLEQGIPVTPLTRFRVGSVSKVLTAAAVARLVEEGSLNLDAPIQKYVPSFPVKPWPITTRQLAGHLAGIRHYLDRDEAIFQEARHFSSLTQAMGLFQDDALLSEPGTAYAYSSYGFNLVGAVVEGAAHEEFLRYMQHAVFEPLGMRHTGADHPHQLIPHRTRFYANGPEGSHQHAAHVDNSYKWPGGGFLSTAEDLVVFGSAHLQPGFLRKETLALLFTSQKLKSGKETGVGLGWRIGVSAQGRRILHHRGAIEGGRAMLMLFPDSQLVVALLGNTYADFGEEQAAQLGEIFISAPR
- a CDS encoding sensor histidine kinase, with the translated sequence MESTSPAAPSVLLPLLRRVPLLMLVCAVPGVVTALHTWIYAQAREPGYPLSRALLVQVPQWQYWAFATPFILALGQRFRLERGVWPRSLAVLLAALVAVMVPYVSIIYFAARATGETWLLESTWARMLPLMMAKYSVLSLLIYGGILAIGYAVDYHRRFREGELAQAHLETRLVHAQLDALRAQLHPHFLFNTLNAISVLVRKQDTAGSIRMLTGVSELLRMALHTTGRQQVLFHEDVDFLERYLDIEQTRFQDRLQVVRAIDPATLGALVPSLILQPLVENAIKHGIATRSGPGRVELRAAREGARLVLEVLDDGPGLAPGWDRQDGRIGVANVRDRLRQLYGDSHVFTLENRDGGGVRARLELPFQSAVPEALGA
- a CDS encoding glutathione S-transferase family protein, which gives rise to MKLYFAPRTRAVRPRWLLEELGVPYELVRLDLSRQENTTPEYLAVHPLGDLPALVDGDVTLLESLAICLHLADRFPEKHLAPPVGSAERGPYYGWMVFAELSLDPLVMEFYRDAQSPVAREVPEGEAAKLRTRLTAALDLIQKGLGGREFLVGEAFTAADVVMASILHLANTLMLLDGYPELVAYVRRHSQRPAVRRAVSG
- a CDS encoding LysR family transcriptional regulator → MIPPADMLLFATVVREESFTRAALKLGITKQTVSERIRHLEERLGVRLLERTTRRLRVTGAGVTYSERCAAIAALIEEANSEVQQGKADPTGLIRVSSPVLYGRRYLTPVISKFLGRYPQARVELVLADRRVHLIEEGFDVAIHIGPLNDSSLVARKLGEGAVRFVASPRFLSKHGPPAARELGSARCIGFSAFETWEAEGVKSRIDPVLMVNDSELACDAAIAGVGIARVPDILCQEAIRDGRLKVLFGPRPASMRPIHVVYPSRLNLPPKVRLFVDALATLAEPAPSKPRGRKRT